One window of Triticum dicoccoides isolate Atlit2015 ecotype Zavitan chromosome 5A, WEW_v2.0, whole genome shotgun sequence genomic DNA carries:
- the LOC119300201 gene encoding folate-biopterin transporter 1, chloroplastic-like, with protein sequence MDTCKPVATPVDTKAKLLAADGPPVDDPTAYRSLAGALQYLTITRPELAYVVQQVCLHMHDLRAGHLALLKHVLRYVRDSTELGLHLHASTSLDLRAYTDADWVGCPDTRRSTSGFCIYLGDALLLSELLCPVRSATLVFCENISAVYLSSNPIHHRRTKHVELDIHFIRERVALGEFRVLHVPTRQQKCRPVIQTTSTKGDTRNGDFEKWENNQRGTDGLCSSKSKSGYSKAFRVDLSPDNVVVATVYFVQGVLGLSRLVVSFYLKDDLQLDPAEIAVITGFSALAWLVKPLFGFISDSVPLFGYRRRSYLILSGLLGAISWSLMTTIVDDKYSAALSIILGSLAVAFSDVVVDSMVVERARSESRSTSGSLQSLCWGSSSFGAIVSAYFSGSLVDTYGVRFVFGVTAFLPLMTSAVAVLVNEQCLCSEERSISLSSSGLIESSKQQIRQIWTAVKQPNIFLPTLFIFLWQATPKSDSAMFYFVTNKIGFTPEFLGRVTLLTSVASLLGVGIYNSFLKAVPLRKIFLVTTILGSALGMTHVLLVTGLNRKLGISDEWFSIGDSLILTVLGQASFMPVLVLAARLCPLGVEATLFATLMSISNAGSVAGGLVGAGLTQFLGVTRDNFDNLALLIVICNLSSLLPLPLLGLLPDGSPDADNRQTKVD encoded by the exons ATGGACACATGCAAGCCCGTCGCCACTCCAGTTGACACCAAGGCCAAGCTGCTCGCTGCCGACGGCCCGCCTGTTGATGATCCTACTGCGTACCGCAGCCTGGCAGGTGCCCTGCAGTACCTCACGATCACGCGGCCCGAGCTGGCGTACGTAGTGCAGCAAGTGTGCCTGCACATGCACGACCTGCGCGCCGGGCATCTGGCTCTGCTCAAACATGTGCTTCGCTACGTTCGAGATTCCACCGAACTCGGGCTCCATCTTCATGCCTCGACGAGCCTCGACCTGCGCGCCTACACCGACGCCGATTGGGTTGGCTGCCCGGATACACGCCGCTCTACTTCAGGGTTCTGCATCTACCTTGGCGACGCTCTC CTCCTCAGCGAGCTGCTCTGCCCAGTGCGCTCCGCCACACTGGTCTTCTGCGAGAATATCTCAGCAGTCTACCTCTCCAGCAACCCTATCCACCACCGGCGCACGAAGCACGTCGAGCTCGACATCCACTTCATTCGAGAGCGCGTCGCGTTGGGCGAGTTCCGCGTCCTGCATGTCCCCACGCGACAGCA GAAGTGCAGGCCAGTAATTCAGACAACTTCGACTAAAGGGGACACTAGAAATGGAGATTTTG AAAAATGGGAAAACAATCAACGCGGGACAGATGGTTTATGCAGTAGCAAGTCCAAGTCAGGTTACTCGAAGGCATTCAGGGTGGATTTGTCCCCAGATAACGTGGTTGTTGCCACTGTTTATTTTGTGCAAGGAGTTTTGGGCCTTTCCAGACTTGTTGTCAGCTTTTACTTGAAAGATGATCTTCAGCTTGATCCAGCAGAG ATTGCAGTTATAACTGGTTTCTCAGCCTTGGCGTGGTTGGTCAAGCCTCTTTTTGGTTTTATCAG TGATTCCGTCCCCCTCTTTGGATATCGAAGAAGGTCATACCTCATTct atcAGGACTCCTTGGAGCAATTTCATGGAGCTTGATGACAACGATTGTGGATGATAAGTACAGTGCAGCGCTCTCTATTATTCTTGGATCTCTTGCAGTTGCCTTCTCTGATGTT GTGGTTGATTCTATGGTCGTTGAGAGAGCTCGAAGTGAGTCACGGAGTACATCTGGATCTCTCCAGTCACTATGTTGGGGATCCTCATCCTTTGGGGCAATTGTGAGCGCATACTTCAGTGGTTCTCTAGTGGATACTTATGGTGTAAG ATTTGTCTTTGGTGTTACGGCATTTTTACCCCTGATGACATCTGCTGTTGCAGTTCTTGTAAATGAACAGTGTTTGTGTTCTGAGGAACGTTCCATCTCACTTTCGAGTTCAGGATTGATTGAAAGCTCTAAGCAGCAGATCAGGCAGATTTGGACTGCTGTAAAGCAACCGAACATTTTCTTGCCTACTTTGTTCATATTCCTTTGGCAAGCAACACCAAAGTCGGATTCTGCCATGTTTTATTTCGT CACAAACAAGATTGGATTCACTCCAGAGTTTCTAGGGCGTGTCACACTCCTCACATCTGTTGCATCCTTACTGGGCGTCGGAATATATAATTCGTTCCTGAAGGCAGTTCCACTAAGGAAAATCTTTCTTGTGACAACAATTTTAGGTTCTGCCCTTGGAATGACACAT GTTCTTCTTGTCACTGGGCTCAATAGGAAGCTGGGGATAAGTGATGAATGGTTCTCCATTGGGGATTCCTTGATTCTCACAGTCCTTGGTCAG GCTTCCTTCATGCCCGTGTTGGTGTTGGCTGCGAGGTTGTGTCCCCTGGGAGTGGAAGCGACGTTGTTCGCCACCCTGATGTCCATTTCGAACGCGGGAAGTGTCGCTGGCGGTCTGGTGGGCGCGGGCCTAACTCAGTTTCTGGGTGTCACAAGGGACAACTTCGACAATCTGGCTCTGCTGATCGTGATCTGCAACCTCAGCTCCCTGCTGCCTCTGCCTCTCCTGGGCCTCCTTCCAGATGGATCACCAGATGCTGATAATCGGCAAACTAAAGTTGATTGA